Below is a genomic region from Prevotella melaninogenica.
CTTCAAGAGAAGATAGTCAAATTAACTATATTTCCTCCTTAATTTATTCCACGTTCATTCAATGCTTTAGCATACTTAGCAGCATTCACTTGATGTTCTTCGTATGTCTTGGCAAAGTTGTGTGTACCACTAAAATCCTCCTTAGCACACATGTAGATATAATCATGGTGAACATAATTCAATACAGCATCAATAGCTGCCACTGATGGAATACGTATTGGACCAGGAGGAAGACCACGATATTTATAGGTATTGTAAGGATTATCAATCGTAAGCCACTTCTGATAGATACGATGAGCAGTAAAGTTCTTTGTAGCAAACTTTATTGTTGGATCAGCCTGCAAAGGCATATTCATGTGTAAACGATTGATATACATACCTGCAATCTTTGGCATTTCTGCCTCATTATCAGTTTCTTCGTCAACAATACTTGCAAGCGTAACAATCTCACTTTCTGTAAAGACAGCCTGTTTCGCTTTCTCTTTACGTTCAAAGTTCCAGAACTTCTTGTTCTCTTCACTCATCTTATCGAGAAACTTATCGACTGAAGTATTCCAATAGAAATCGTATGTATTAGGAATAAACATTGCAGGGATGGTTTCTGGAGTAAAACCATACTTCTTACAAGTTTCTGTTGACTTAAGACGCGAAAGGAGTTCTGAACGTGAGAACATCAGCTTTTCGCTCACATCAGTGGCAAGATCTTCAATCGTTCTTACTGACCTAATAGTTATCTTCACAGGGGCTTGAAGACCATTAATAATGTGGCGTGAAGTCTGAAGAGAACCAGAAGAACCAACAGTAAATCTACCAGGACGGATATGATTTGAATACCCCATAATTCCAGCAAGCTGCTTGAATACCCAAAAACCTTGAGGCGTTGAGATTGGCTGAAGCTTTGCATATACTGAGTCTATATTGTCGTTCTCATCAATAAGAACATATTTTTCTTTCCCTGTACGGGACATTCCCGAGAAGAAAAGAAAGTATGCTACACCTGCTAATATCGCAAAAATTGCAACAATAATCCAACGGGACGTTGTCCCTTTGTTCTTTCCTTTAGATTTTGCCATCGTCTTTACTTTATAATTCTGAAGTGCAAAGGTACAATTTTAAAGTACAAAACGAGCAATGACATGCGACTTTGATTATATCTTTTTTGAAATTTAAGAGAAAAGATAACCTATTGTCTATATAATTGTGTACTTTTGTCTGAGGTAAACAAAAGGATAATGAAAGAATTTGGTACATATATCTTTGATTTAGATGGTACGTTGCTAAGTACATTAAACGACTTGGCTGCAAGTACAAACTATGCACTTCGTTGGGCTGGGATGCCTGAACGTACAATAGAAGAAATACGTATGTTTGTGGGAAATGGAGTAAAACTACTCATGGAACGTGCTATCCCTAATGGTATTAATAATCCTAAGTTTGAGGAGACTTACGCAAAGTTTCGTGAACATTATTTGGAACATAATCTTGACACAACCAGTCCTTACGAGGGCATTCCAGAGTTATTACGCGAATTAAAACGTCGTGGTAAGAAGCTTGCTATTGTAAGTAATAAGTTCTATGCAGCAACACAAGACCTTGCAAAACATTTCTTTCCAGACACAATAGAGGTGGCAATAGGAGAGCGCGAGACTATTAGAAAGAAGCCTGCACCAGACACTGTATTGGAGGCTCTTCGGCAATTAGGAGCATCAAAGGAAGGTGCTGTATATATTGGTGACAGTGATGTAGATATAATGACAGCCAAAAACTGCGGATTACCATGTATCAGTGTGCTTTGGGGATTTCGTGATAAAGATTTTTTAATACAGCATGGTGGTACAATATTCGTTAATAAACCAGCTGATATTTTAGGCGAATAATCTTGTTGCTCATTCTTACTTGCTATATATAAAGTCATAGAGGCTTCATATATAGCAATTCTTTTTTATTCCAATCAACCTTAAAAAAGAGTGATAATAGGGCTTTACAAACTATATTTATCATAACTACCATTATCTTAAAAACGATAAACACGTTTTGTGTTAATGCTCAGCACATATGGTGCTTACCATTAACACCACATGTGTTAGGCATAAAAACGT
It encodes:
- a CDS encoding HAD family hydrolase, translating into MKEFGTYIFDLDGTLLSTLNDLAASTNYALRWAGMPERTIEEIRMFVGNGVKLLMERAIPNGINNPKFEETYAKFREHYLEHNLDTTSPYEGIPELLRELKRRGKKLAIVSNKFYAATQDLAKHFFPDTIEVAIGERETIRKKPAPDTVLEALRQLGASKEGAVYIGDSDVDIMTAKNCGLPCISVLWGFRDKDFLIQHGGTIFVNKPADILGE
- the mltG gene encoding endolytic transglycosylase MltG, with protein sequence MAKSKGKNKGTTSRWIIVAIFAILAGVAYFLFFSGMSRTGKEKYVLIDENDNIDSVYAKLQPISTPQGFWVFKQLAGIMGYSNHIRPGRFTVGSSGSLQTSRHIINGLQAPVKITIRSVRTIEDLATDVSEKLMFSRSELLSRLKSTETCKKYGFTPETIPAMFIPNTYDFYWNTSVDKFLDKMSEENKKFWNFERKEKAKQAVFTESEIVTLASIVDEETDNEAEMPKIAGMYINRLHMNMPLQADPTIKFATKNFTAHRIYQKWLTIDNPYNTYKYRGLPPGPIRIPSVAAIDAVLNYVHHDYIYMCAKEDFSGTHNFAKTYEEHQVNAAKYAKALNERGIN